The Fusarium poae strain DAOMC 252244 chromosome 2, whole genome shotgun sequence nucleotide sequence TTCGGGTAACGCAACGTGGAGTTTACTGTAAGCACTTTATTAACATCAAGACCTCAAAACGCTGGTTACAAGAGTGAGATACCGACTGTCGCCGCTTATGATCTATACCGCAACTTGATTTCTCTGCATCAACGACATCAAACAAAACGCAGGCATCTACGCAGTAGGCGTCATTGAAGCTGTTACGTACACTTCTTTTAGTGGAGCAATATTGAATTAATAATGTTATCCCTCCAATGGTTGTGGATCGCAAACTCCGAGGCTGGAGATGGTTCCCTGCATCACTCTTTGATTGGCTTCATCAATTCAGAGTTGCTACGCTAAACTGACACCAGAACTTGCGTGGAGCCATTGTATCATTGTATCAACATTGAGACGCACCATGAGACAATACCCCTCACTTCGCTTGGACCATCCTCAATGACATCAATTGCTCATATATAAGAAAAGAGCTCACTTCCGTTGTTCCATTTGAACGTCGACACCTCTTCAATTCTCTATACTATCCCTCAAAATATAGCAAAAATGCCTGTTGAAACTGCCTACGATCCCAAGGACATGTTGTTCCGCCACCTGGGACCTACGGGTCTCAAGGTTAGTGTCTTCAGTCTTGGTGGCTGGTTGACATACGGTAAGATCATACCAAGAGTCTAAGACATTGTTTGTACTCCAACTAACAGTTTGAAGGTGGAACACAGAAGGGAGATATTGTTAAGCAAATTCTGCAAAAGGCCTGGGATCACGGTGTCAACACCTTTGACACTGCCGAAGTCTATGCCAATGGTGAATCTGAGATCGAGATGGGCCGAGCCCTCAAGGAGCTCAACTGGCCTCGAGACGAGTAAGCATCATCGATCGTAGTCGTTTAGAAACTAGGGAACTAACAGATCCAGATATGTCTTGACCACCAAGGTCTTCTTTGGCACAGGTCGCAAGGAGCCTAACACCCGTGGTCTCTCACGCAAGCACGTCGTCGAGGGTCTCAAGAGCTCCCTCAAGCGATTGGAACAGCCTTACGTCGATGTTGTCTTCGCCCATCGCCCCGACTACGCTACTCCTATGAAGGAGATTGTTGAGGGATTTACTCAGGTCATTCGCAACCTAAACCTTGCCTACTACTGGGGTACCTCAGAGTGGAGCGCTGCTCAGATTACCGAGGCTACTCAGATTGCTGAGCGTTACAACCTCATTGCTCCTGGTAAGACCACATACTTTGATCGATTGAGCGGTTTATACTAACACTGATACAGTTGTCGAGCAGCCCCAGTACAACGCTTTCCACCGTGAGCGCTTCGAGACTGAGTATGCTCCTCTCTTCAACCAATTCCAGTACGGAACCACCATCTGGTCTCCTCTTGCCAGTGGCCTCCTCACTGGAAAGTACAACAACGGTATCCCCGAGGACTCTCGTTTCGCCACCAATAAGGCTTTCTTCGAGAACACTGTCAGCGAGCTCCAGACGGAAGCTGGAAAGGCCAAGATtgagaaggtcaagaagctGTCTGAGATTGCTGAGCGTCTCGGTGGTAACGTTGCCCAGCTCTCTCTGGCCTGGGCTCTCAAAAACCCTAACGTCAGCACCGTCATTCTCGGCGCCACCAAGGTTGAGCAGCTTGAGGACAACTTCAAGGCCCTGGAGATTTACAAGAAGATCGATGATCAGGTTTTGGAggagattgagaagattcTCGACAACAAGCCTAAGGGTCCTGCTACTTACAACCGTGAGAGGACTTTGGACTGGAAGCcttaatttatttactatatatgtAGATCCGAATTAGACTATGAAAATAATGAAGAGCAAGTAATGTAGCATTTGTCGTGTGTCTCATCACTAAGTGAAACAGTTTGACGATATACatactaattattaataattggAACAAGCAAAAAATGATACTTGTCTTTCCTAGAAGCGAGGATACGTGATTTGGTCTTCTATACAAAGGTCTGATGGGAGATGGATCATCTTGTTAGGGCATATGAAGCAAATGGGAGTCTCACAGGTTGATGTGAGTGAATAGCAGATTATCATATTTGAGACCTATATACATGATCCTATATATACTAGCAGAAGTCATCCTAACAGGTCATAAACATTCCAAGGTATCTTATCTAGCAACCAGAAGGCAGAGTGAAGCTCTCGGTTCTGCTACTGCTGCTGTACTTGGCACCGGTACCCAGACCTCTCTTGGCGAAACCCTTCCAGAGCTCACACTTGTTGTTACCGCCGGTCAGAGCGGTATCGGCATCAATGATAGCATCACGAGCCTGAACCATGTTGGGGTTACAAGGTTGACTACCGAAAGTTAGCAAAAGGTCACCAGgaattaaaaaaaagggaaCTTACAGAGCCATTCCATCCATAACAAGCTTCATAGAAAGATACTTTCCGTCAGTAGGGACCTGACCGTTGAACTTGGGCGTATCATTGTCGTTTTTGCCATGCTTCTCAATCAAGTTCCACATGACCTCGTAAAGGATCGTGGCCCAGACTGTTCCGATAGCGTGCACGGAAGAAAGCCCATTGGCGCTCTTGTAGGTGTACGGGTTTGTGGTCAGGCTTGTGCTGTAGGGGTAGGCACGAATACCAGCAGCCTTGCCAGAGATCCAGTCACCCATGGGTTTGTTTACGGAGCGAGTGTCCTTGGGCTGGAGGTGGATAGCGATGGCCATGAAGTCACTCCATCCTTCTCCCATACCACCAGACTCGCCACCCTGAGAATGTTAGCATGTGGTTTATCCCGCTAAGAGGTTAAAGGCACTTACAGGAAGACATCCTCCGTTCGCAGGGCCACCAGTCAAACGGTTGCTAAGACCGTGAGTGTACTCGTGGATAACAACACCAGCATCAAAGGTGCAATCACGCTTAGGGTTGCTAGTATCCCACAAGAACATTCTCATACGTCCAGGCTGGCCATCAGGAGGAGACGAGAACATGGCGTTGTTGGTGTATCCTCCATCCTGAGCCATGAGAATAACCTGGTCGTTGCCCTTACCACCCGCACCGTTGTTGTTAGCCTCGAAGTTACCAGCTTGCTCATTGAAACCGAGAACATGGAGAAGGTCATGGTACTTGTTGGCAGTGTAGAAGAGCTGAGTAACGGATGCGTCACGGTAGCTGGCAGGGTCGGCTGTGGCTGGGGAGTACTTATACTCAAAGGTAAGAGACTTGGAGTCGGGGCGGTAGTTGTTAAGGTAGGCGCTACCTCCCGAGGGGTTTGTCTGGGCGATACCGTTGTTGCCGCGAGTCGTGGTGTAGTTGGCTGTACCATCACTCTGCCAAGTAAACTCAGATCGGCTGATATCCCAGGGGTCCTTGACAACAGAGCGAGAACCTTGCGAAGGGTCGTTGACGCCCCAAGGGCTGTCGAAATCGTCAGTATCGCATTTATAGCTAACAAACAGTAATAGACTTACTAAACCTCATAAGTAGCCTCGGCGACGTAGTCAACAACGCCGACAACCTCATCAGTCTTGGCAGCATTGACATAAGTCAACAGCCAGTTGTCAAGAACATCAGTCTCAACTCGCCAAGTGAGCTTCAGTTTACCGTTATCAACGAGGTAAGTGAGCTTAGCCTCAGGCTTGCTGACAGTACCAGAAGTTCCTGTGAACTCGTAATGCTTGTCACTCTTCTTGACGGCCTTGGCCTTATCGGCCTCGACAGGAAGCGAGAGAACGTCGACAGTGTCTTTGAGAGCGTCGACGGGATCCTTCTCATCTCGCTTAGTGAGAGGGCCAGGCATCTTGCCATCAAAAAAGCTGTTTCCGTAGGAGAAGACTTCtccatcagcaccgatctgtTAATTGTTAGCGCATGTTTTCACACGATCATGCCAAAGCCACTTACGTTGACGTTGAAGTCAGCATTATCAATGTCGATACCGTTGACGGTCTGCTTGAAGTTGACGTGGGCAATGCCATTGGTGCCAACATAGTGGTCATCAACCATGCGGAACTCAGCCTTGGGATATGTGGCCTTGACTAGATCACTGGCAGTCTCCGTGTAGTCAGCTCGCTTGGTAACAACCTTGGCACTGACGTCCTCAGGAACTTCTTCCTGAGAGACATACTCTGCCATTGGCGCAAGCTTGAAAGCTTCCAGGTCAAGACCTCGCTTGCTCATGGGCGATGGGTTGGGCGCCCTTCGGCTGGGATGGGCACCGGCTAAGCCGGTGAGGCCTATGAGGAGGAGACTATCAGAGAAGCGCATATCGAGAACGAATGAGGACTGTGAGAAGAAAgaatgttgatgatgggATAAAAGTAAGCCTCATGGCGGTTCTTGaactattatatagtttctaTATTCTAGTAACAAAACATATCCCCCTCTGTTTCTTTTCAACTTCCCCATTCGATCGGGACTTTTGTGTATCTTGGCTACTTAGACATGTACTAACCACCGACCTATTTCGGGATATATCTgccaagagaagaagggtCTTTTGTCTGGGGTAATTCATTATCTCTACGGCAGTTCAAGCACGCGATCACGGGGCAATGTGAGCGATAGCAATTTTATGGAGCTCAATCGTTACCGTACTGCCAGCCAGCTCTTAGTTGACATGGGTACTATGCGGCACTCCAACACGCGGCAGGATAGGAAGGTCTACCGGATAAACAAGAGCCGTGAATAAAACGGCTCGGCGCGAAGCATCATTGTTGAGGAAATGGATTTGGAGGCGGACTTTATTCCCAAATAGTATGGACAGACCGCTATACGAGATTTTACTTAGGCTTGAAAGCTATTAGTTAAGCTTATCACAAATAGAGTCAGGTAGATCTTCATAAAGCCAAGTCTCAAAGCACGTTTATTCAACCATTGTCACGTTACAATCACCGCTTCAGAACAATCCCAGACACGAGATATCCCACTGCCAACCTTTCTTGGCACGAACCCGGTTAAAAGAGAACAGATGGTTCTGGTGTAGAACAGACACCCTCACCGCAAATACCTATTTCGTGCATCTGATCACCCGAATAGATAACTGGCAATCTATGTAAGCGCCTGCTTCGGCCCCTGCGTCTCTCTAAAGCTACTGAGCGAGCTTCATTTTTAGCGAGTCATGCGCCGTGCGATCTACCATTTTGACCCCTGCATGATCTGGGGACCTTCCAAGTTGGGCCATCCATGCCGGGAATACAACCTCCGACTCATCCAATGACTATGATCGAGTTATTCGCTATCGGTGCCCGATGACACGATGGGAACAAAACGACCAGTCAAACGACAGCTAACCCAGCGCCTATATGTATTCCGAGAGATTTATTAAGAGGCTGCTGGACCGTCGGGCTTTGACTTGCCTTTTCGAAATGCTTGGTTCCACTAACCCTTTGGTCTTATTTGGTGTTGGTTGCGCTTTAGGAAGGTAACGTGTGTAATACACCTACTGAGTGCCGATTGGAAAACCGCGCAGTCTTCTGGGCAATTTGTTATCGTCAGTCCTTACTATAATCATCAAGTCTTTTTTCTCAGTGGTATCCTTGTGCTGATCTTCCTACATTTTACAAGATGCGACGTGGATCACCAGGATGTGACGTCCAAGGTACATACAAGAGTCGTGTGAGACTTCGAAGACCATAATAGATAGTTTTACAAACCCAGTAATGTTCAAACATGGCATTCAATACATTTATATTCCTTATATTATCTTGAGATTGATAGACCACATCGCGAGACTCTACATGTTGTAAACACAAGACAACCGTCACGACCGGAAGATGCCTTGGAATCGTCACACGTCTTTGTTTCGTCT carries:
- a CDS encoding hypothetical protein (SECRETED:SignalP(1-18)~MEROPS:MER0001400), giving the protein MRFSDSLLLIGLTGLAGAHPSRRAPNPSPMSKRGLDLEAFKLAPMAEYVSQEEVPEDVSAKVVTKRADYTETASDLVKATYPKAEFRMVDDHYVGTNGIAHVNFKQTVNGIDIDNADFNVNIGADGEVFSYGNSFFDGKMPGPLTKRDEKDPVDALKDTVDVLSLPVEADKAKAVKKSDKHYEFTGTSGTVSKPEAKLTYLVDNGKLKLTWRVETDVLDNWLLTYVNAAKTDEVVGVVDYVAEATYEVYPWGVNDPSQGSRSVVKDPWDISRSEFTWQSDGTANYTTTRGNNGIAQTNPSGGSAYLNNYRPDSKSLTFEYKYSPATADPASYRDASVTQLFYTANKYHDLLHVLGFNEQAGNFEANNNGAGGKGNDQVILMAQDGGYTNNAMFSSPPDGQPGRMRMFLWDTSNPKRDCTFDAGVVIHEYTHGLSNRLTGGPANGGCLPGGESGGMGEGWSDFMAIAIHLQPKDTRSVNKPMGDWISGKAAGIRAYPYSTSLTTNPYTYKSANGLSSVHAIGTVWATILYEVMWNLIEKHGKNDNDTPKFNGQVPTDGKYLSMKLVMDGMALQPCNPNMVQARDAIIDADTALTGGNNKCELWKGFAKRGLGTGAKYSSSSRTESFTLPSGC